ttgattttaatatttatatttctatttttaataattggtattattaattattggcattagaataagtcttttaatgattattttaatttgtatattgatgtttttatatgcctgtaaaccgccctgagtcctttgggagatagggcggtatataagtttgaataataaataaaaaataaataaataaataaatgttgtaccttgatgaaggtatcttttcttttatgtacactgagagcatatgcaccaagacaaattccttgtgtgtccaatcacatttggccaataaaaattctattctattctattctattctattctattctattctattctattctattctattctattctattctattctaagccatgcccaggctccttgctgtcttcttccttgttgctcacatagcaaatactgtttcagtttccaaacagccctcaaatCTCTCACACACTGAAAGGACTCTAGCTAggtgaataccaatggatgctggtaggcagaggcagatttatttttttcttattttcctccccaaaaactaagggcgttttatactccggagtgtcttatacttgGAAAATATGGTATATTCTTCCCTATAGTGTGGACAGATGTATTTGGAGTTTTATGAGACTTCCCTCTGAAGAAGACAGTGGAATAAACCTACCACAGATAAGGGCACATTTGCATTTACTCTGATACAATAAACATGGTAGGTGACAATTGCAAATCTTTGGGATACTCCCTGTTTGAAAACCACCAGGTGAGAAGTTTTAATTAAATTATGATGAGTTTCTCTCTCAGTATTTTCCAACTTCTCAATCAATTTTTAATATCCACTTCTTAAGTTAATAAACATTTAATTAAGCAAGATGTAGAATGTTTTACGTTTTTTCTTCAAAGTATTTTCAACATTTTGAGGGCTGCTAAATGGATGTCTTTGTTCCTTAGAGTGTAAATGAGGGGGTTAAGAAGGGGAGTGATTACAAGATAAAAGACGGCAATTTTCTTGTCCCGATCAGAGGTGGAGTCTGACTGGGGGACAATGTACATAGAGATGATGGTGCCATAGAACAAGGTTACTACAGCAAGGTGGGAACCACAAGTGGAGAAAGCTTTGTGCCATCCGCCTGTGGACCGCATGCGCAATACGGAATCCAGAATGTACCCGTAGGAAGCCAGGATAACAAAAAGGGGAACGAGAACAATAAAAGTCGAGAGACCAAAACCAATGGCTTTGGTGATTCGTGTGTCACCACATGCAAGTTTTAGCACAGCAGGTGGTTCACAGATGAAGTGGTCGATGACGATCCCACAAAAGGGATGACGAAAGATGCAGAGCACGTAAATTGCAGAGAATACAAAACCAATGGTCCAACAGGATGTGGCCAGCAAGAGTTGGTGCAACCTGTCCATGGCTAATGCATATACCAATGGATGGCAGATGGCCAAGTAGCGGTCGTAAGCCATGGCTCCTAATAGCAAACACTCAGTGCTACCCATAGCCAGAGTCATGTAACCCTGCAGAGTGCAACGTACTAAGGAGATGACACCATTTCCAGTCAAAAGGTGAC
Above is a window of Ahaetulla prasina isolate Xishuangbanna chromosome 4, ASM2864084v1, whole genome shotgun sequence DNA encoding:
- the LOC131198022 gene encoding putative olfactory receptor 2W6 encodes the protein MGAENYTTTREFILLGLTSHPKPRLLLFVTVLLIYLLTIFGNTLIIILVSVDSQLHTPMYFFLSHLAGMEIGYVTSTLPQMLSHLLTGNGVISLVRCTLQGYMTLAMGSTECLLLGAMAYDRYLAICHPLVYALAMDRLHQLLLATSCWTIGFVFSAIYVLCIFRHPFCGIVIDHFICEPPAVLKLACGDTRITKAIGFGLSTFIVLVPLFVILASYGYILDSVLRMRSTGGWHKAFSTCGSHLAVVTLFYGTIISMYIVPQSDSTSDRDKKIAVFYLVITPLLNPLIYTLRNKDIHLAALKMLKIL